A region of the Thiomicrorhabdus sp. genome:
TTCTGAAATGCTTGAAGGCGGTTTTCACCGTATCCAGTTTACTCCTGATTTACTTCCTTCAGACATAACAGGTACCGATATTTATCGCCCAGAAACAGGGGAATTTGTTTTTCAATCTGGACCAATTTTTCATAATTTGATCTTGGCAGATGAAATTAACCGTGCACCTGCAAAAGTTCAAGCCGCACTGCTAGAAGCAATGGCCGAAGGTCAGGTGAGTATTGGTAAACGTAGCTTGCCAATGGAAAAACTGTTTATGGTTATGGCCACCCAAAACCCGCTTGAACAAGAAGGAACCTACCCTTTACCAGAAGCCCAGCTAGACCGTTTTATGATGCACGTTAACGTTGACTATCCAAATGCCGAAAGTGAACATCAAATTTTAAAACTGGTTGAAGATGAAGCACGTCAAGCAAATCAACAGCCTAGTTTTTCCCCCATGAGTCAAAATGATCTATTTGCTGCACGTGAAGAAATTTTGAACTTACACATGGCAGAATCAATCAAAACCTATATTGTTGAACTGGTTATGGCAACCCGTGAACCTAAACGTTATGGCGAAGCATTAGCCAGTTGCATTAGTGTTGGAGTAAGCCCACGTGCAACAATTGCATTATCACGCTGTGCTCGCAGTCATGCTTGGTTAAGTGGTAAAAACTTTGTGAGCCCAGATGATGTTCAAGCAGTGATTCACGATGTATTTCGTCACCGATTAATTCTGGATTTTGAAGCCGAAGCTCAAGGCATTACCGCAGATGATATCATTGACCAAATTCTTAATTTTGTGCCAGCAACTTAATGGTTTTTCACTCTGAGTAAGTGATGAAATGATGCAAAAACATCTCACAATATCAAATTTTCAACTTGTTGATCAGCAAGGTTTTTATTATGTCTGAAACTCAGCAAGAAACATCACTCTATAGTGAATTGAAAGATTTGGTGGCTTTTCGGTTTCACGTGAAACAAAAGAAACTGAGTCATCAACAAAATAACATAGCCACTAGCAGCGGTAATCATCTTGCGGTAAAAAAAGGCCGAGGGATGACATTTAGCGAAGTACGTCAATACCAACCAGGTGACGATATTCGTTATATTGATTGGCGAGTGACTGCTCGCACTCAAAAAACTCATACCAAGGTTTTTGTTGAGGAGCATGAACGCCCTACAGTTATAGTCACAGAGCAAACACCTCACTTATTTTTTGGTTCACAGGTGCGTTTAAAAACCGCACAAGCGTTAAATATATCAGCAATTTTAGCTTGGATATCATTGGCCCATAATGAACGTGTTGGCGGCATCTGTTTTAATCATATGCAAAATGTCTGGATACCGCCTAAACGAAATCAACAAACCGTATTGCAGCTACTACAAAAAAGCATTGATATGCAAAGCCAAATGAGCAAACCAACCGCTCCAGACACTAAAGCCTGGGTAGATACTCTGCAACAGCTTCTTAAGGTCAATAAACCCGGAAATAAAGTCTTTTTAGTGGGCGATATGATTCAACTAGCCCAACATGCATCACCTTTATTGCGTAAGCTGAAAAAAAATACCGATGTAACCGCAATTCACATTTACGACAACCTTGAAAAAAATCTTCCCAAACTAGGTTGGCTAAGCATGACCAAAAGTTTTACAAGCGAAAAATTAGTGAAGCTAGATAGCTTTAGATCAAAGACTCGCGATGCTTATCATTCGTTATACCAAGATCAGTGGCAAAATACGCAAGATGTCTTTTCTAAACTCACTATTCCGCTGGTTGAGATAGGCACTCACCAAGAGCCATTAATGAGCTTAGTACATCACAAACTGATTCAGTAACAGAGTGCCATTATGAAAGATATGCAAACCCAACAGGCTCTACTTGAACAACTTAAAGACATACAGTTGCCAGACCCGGTTGGCTGGTGGCCACTTGCTTTTAGTTGGTGGATTCTAATCTTTAGTATTACCTCAATTTTAGTGGGTATAGCTTGGTATTATCTTGATTTAAAACGCCGTAATATCTATCGCAGAACCGCCATTGCCTATATTGATGAGATTTTGCAACAATCCGAATTATCAGATAACGATAAAATCGCTGCAATCAATGCTACGCTAAAACGCGTTGCATTAACGGCCTATGGACGTTTAGTTACCGCCTCTTTATACGATCAAGCTTGGTTAAATTTTTTATCAGAAACCGCAAGTTACATCCCTCAACCCGATCATTTACAAGAGGTATTAAACCTAGCTTATAAACCAAAAGATGAGAATGAAATAGCCGACTCCCAAAATAAAATCTCATCCAAGCAAGCAGTCGATATTTGGCAAGAATACGCAAAAAAGTGGATTAAAGGACATCATCAATAATGCAGTGGCACAACCTGATTGAAACACTTAGTAATCTCAGTTTTATCTGGCCTTGGATGTTAGCTTTTTTGCCACTTCCTTGGATCATTAGCCGCGTCATTAAACCTGCTCAAAAACAACATACACCACTGCTAGCACCACAAATCATTGCCCGTATTGAAGACCAACTCCCTGCCGAAAACCTAGTTGAAGCCAACCAATCTTCTTCAAAAATGCCCTTTTTAGCGATCTTAATGTGGATTAGCTTAATTGTTGCCTCGACCAGACCAGTAATTTACTCAGATACCACACCTTTTCAAATCAGCGGTAAAGAGATTATTTTGGCGGTAGATTTATCTGGCAGCATGCAAAAAGAAGATATGTATTTAGACGGTAATGAAGTCAATCGCTTAGTCGCCGTAAAATCCGTTGTCTCTGACTTTATCGCTCACCGTAAGGGTGACCGAATGGGGCTAATCGTATTTGGTACCCAAGCTTTTTTACAAAGCCCATTAACTTACGATTTAAATACGGTAAACACCCTGCTTAAAGAAGCACAAATTGGTATGGCAGGTAATAACACCGCCATTGGTGATGCCATAGGTCTCACACTTAAACATTTATATAAATCTAAAACAGGCCACAGTGCAGTGCTAATTCTGTTAACCGATGGCTCAAACACCGCAGGTAAAGTTGATCCTCTTGACGCGGCCAAAAAAGCCAAAGAGATGGGCTTAAAAATTTATACCGTGGGCGTAGGTATGGTCAAGTCTAGAACGGGTTTAGATATATTTATGAACAATAAATCGGATATGGACATTGATACTCTTACCAAAATTGCCGACACCACTGGTGGTAAGTTTTTTCAGGCAAATGATACTAAACAGTTAGCTCAAATCTACCAACATATTAATAAACTAGAATCGGTAGAACATAATGTTTACAACTACCGTATGCGTACCGAATATTATCCTTGGCCACTAGGTTTGGCATTTATTCTAAGCCTATTATTGGCTTGGTCACAACTACGAAAAATGGGGGCTTAATAAAGATGATGGAGTTATTAAGTAACATTCATTTTTTAAGACCTTGGTGGTTTTTGGCTTTAATTCCGATTATTTGGATTATCTGGAAAATTTGGCAAACTAACCGAAAACAAGGTGCTTGGTATGAGGTAATCGCCCCCAAGTTCCGCCATTTATTACTTGGAGAAAACAGCTCTTCTGGACCAACCGCCAATGAAAAAATGGGTTACATCGGTTTGATTATTGCCTGGTTTTTTGCCGTGCTTGCTCTATCTGGACCTTGGGTTAAATCGGTTGATATTCCTGCTCAAAAATCACAACAAGGGATTGTAATAGTTTTAGATTTGTCACTTTCTATGTTGGCGGATGACCTACCACCAAACCGTATATCCAGAGTTAAATACAAACTTACTGATTTACTTAAACAATATCCAGAGTACGCAACAGGCATGGTGGTTTATGCGGGTTCTGCCCATACAATTAGTCCAATCTCTGGTGACAACCAAACCCTGTTAGGGCTGTTACCTAGCTTAAACCCAGTAATGATGCCTAAGTTTGGCTCAAACCCTTTACAAGGCTTAAAGTTAGCCCAAAAACTATTTGATGGTGCTCAAATCACCAATCCACATATTATTTGGATTACTGACGATATTGAAAAACAACAAATAGAACCCATTGCCAATTGGATAGATAACCACTCTGCCAGTGTTACCCTAATGACAGTAGGCACCAGTAAAGGTGGTGTGGTTCAAATACCTAATTACGGTTTACTGAAAGACAAAAAAGAAAAGTTAATTCTGCCAAGCGTACCTTTTAAACGATTTGCCGATTTAGCTAAAAAAACCGGGATTAAATGGGTAGAGTTAAAACCTGAAGATACCAGTGTTAAAAACCTTTTACCGCCAGACATCTCATCAACAGAAAACCAAGCTGAATCCAAAACACCTAAAGAGGTTAATCACCCTTTGGATATTGGGGCTTATTTCCTATTTATATTACTACCCATTGTGGCGTTTCTGTTTAGACGCGGTACTTTTTTAAGCCTTTTAGTGGTGGGGATTTTACCTTTGGGCCTACTGACACCGCAACCTAGTTATGCCATGGACTATTTAGCCGAACTGCCCTCAATGTTTAAATCTCTCGACCAACAGGGCTACCAGGCCTGGGAAAATAAAAAATACGGTGCGGCAGAATCTCTATTTGAAAACCAGCAATGGCGAGCCAGTGCCATGTATCGACAGGGTAAATATGCTCAAGCCGCGAAGTTATTTCAATTAGACAAAAGTGCAACGGGCTATTACAACCTGGGTAATGCTCAGGCAATGAGTGGTAAGTTGGCAGAAGCCACAAAATCCTACGAAAAAGCGTTGCAACTAAATCCAAATTTTAAGCAAGCTAAAGCGAACCTTGCCGTTGTTAATAATTTGCTTACTCAACAACCCAAGCCACCTAAACTGCCTCCGCAAAATGACAATAAGGGTCAGTCACCTGAGAATCAACAAAACCCAAAAAATACAAATCAAGACAAACAAGATTCTGAATCAAAGAAGAATAACTCACCACAAAATAACGACAACAAAGACCAGCAAAACAACAAGCAAGATGGTCAACAAAATAATCAAAAAGAGAACCAACAACAAAACTCATCAAAAGACAGCCAGCCAAATAATGGATCTGAAAACCAAGATGGCAAACAAAACAGTCAAAATCAGCAAAATAATAACCAAAATAACGCCGATCAAGCTGGTAATAGCGGTTCTAAAAATGACCAACAAGATCAGCAAAATGACTCTAATAAACAAAGTAGTGGTGCCCAGCCTGATAACTCTGACAATCAAGATACAAGTTCAGCTAATAACTCTTCTTCATCAACAGACGGCTTAGGTGCCAATGATAACAACAAAGGCATAACCGAAGCTGCTAACAGTGACGGTCAATCAGGAAATGATAAAGAAGATAAACAAGCGGTTACCCCTACTAAACTCAATGATTCACTCTCGCCGGACAATAAAAAAACAGGTGAAGGTGATGGTGGTAAACCTAATAAAAAATTATCTGAAAAAGAACAAGCTCAACAAACCTGGTTAAAACAAATTCCTGACCAACCAGGCCTGTTCTTAAAACGAAAGTTTGAATACCAATTCCAGCAAAATCCGCCTTCGGATAATGATGCATCAGAAAAACAGTGGTAAGCGAAATGAAAACATGCCCTATTTACCTAAAAGACGCCAATAAACCTAACCGTTTTGGCCTATTTAAATCTTTGCTTTTAATGCTCTGGCTTATGTTATTTAGCCAGTTTGCCTTAGCCAATAGTATTAGCATAAA
Encoded here:
- a CDS encoding MoxR family ATPase, whose amino-acid sequence is MSEVAPTQLASQFQALKTQLNQHIIGQSHLTERLLIALLSDGHLLVEGPPGLAKTKAIKVLSEMLEGGFHRIQFTPDLLPSDITGTDIYRPETGEFVFQSGPIFHNLILADEINRAPAKVQAALLEAMAEGQVSIGKRSLPMEKLFMVMATQNPLEQEGTYPLPEAQLDRFMMHVNVDYPNAESEHQILKLVEDEARQANQQPSFSPMSQNDLFAAREEILNLHMAESIKTYIVELVMATREPKRYGEALASCISVGVSPRATIALSRCARSHAWLSGKNFVSPDDVQAVIHDVFRHRLILDFEAEAQGITADDIIDQILNFVPAT
- a CDS encoding VWA domain-containing protein; protein product: MQWHNLIETLSNLSFIWPWMLAFLPLPWIISRVIKPAQKQHTPLLAPQIIARIEDQLPAENLVEANQSSSKMPFLAILMWISLIVASTRPVIYSDTTPFQISGKEIILAVDLSGSMQKEDMYLDGNEVNRLVAVKSVVSDFIAHRKGDRMGLIVFGTQAFLQSPLTYDLNTVNTLLKEAQIGMAGNNTAIGDAIGLTLKHLYKSKTGHSAVLILLTDGSNTAGKVDPLDAAKKAKEMGLKIYTVGVGMVKSRTGLDIFMNNKSDMDIDTLTKIADTTGGKFFQANDTKQLAQIYQHINKLESVEHNVYNYRMRTEYYPWPLGLAFILSLLLAWSQLRKMGA
- a CDS encoding VWA domain-containing protein, coding for MMELLSNIHFLRPWWFLALIPIIWIIWKIWQTNRKQGAWYEVIAPKFRHLLLGENSSSGPTANEKMGYIGLIIAWFFAVLALSGPWVKSVDIPAQKSQQGIVIVLDLSLSMLADDLPPNRISRVKYKLTDLLKQYPEYATGMVVYAGSAHTISPISGDNQTLLGLLPSLNPVMMPKFGSNPLQGLKLAQKLFDGAQITNPHIIWITDDIEKQQIEPIANWIDNHSASVTLMTVGTSKGGVVQIPNYGLLKDKKEKLILPSVPFKRFADLAKKTGIKWVELKPEDTSVKNLLPPDISSTENQAESKTPKEVNHPLDIGAYFLFILLPIVAFLFRRGTFLSLLVVGILPLGLLTPQPSYAMDYLAELPSMFKSLDQQGYQAWENKKYGAAESLFENQQWRASAMYRQGKYAQAAKLFQLDKSATGYYNLGNAQAMSGKLAEATKSYEKALQLNPNFKQAKANLAVVNNLLTQQPKPPKLPPQNDNKGQSPENQQNPKNTNQDKQDSESKKNNSPQNNDNKDQQNNKQDGQQNNQKENQQQNSSKDSQPNNGSENQDGKQNSQNQQNNNQNNADQAGNSGSKNDQQDQQNDSNKQSSGAQPDNSDNQDTSSANNSSSSTDGLGANDNNKGITEAANSDGQSGNDKEDKQAVTPTKLNDSLSPDNKKTGEGDGGKPNKKLSEKEQAQQTWLKQIPDQPGLFLKRKFEYQFQQNPPSDNDASEKQW
- a CDS encoding DUF4381 domain-containing protein, coding for MKDMQTQQALLEQLKDIQLPDPVGWWPLAFSWWILIFSITSILVGIAWYYLDLKRRNIYRRTAIAYIDEILQQSELSDNDKIAAINATLKRVALTAYGRLVTASLYDQAWLNFLSETASYIPQPDHLQEVLNLAYKPKDENEIADSQNKISSKQAVDIWQEYAKKWIKGHHQ
- a CDS encoding DUF58 domain-containing protein, which produces MSETQQETSLYSELKDLVAFRFHVKQKKLSHQQNNIATSSGNHLAVKKGRGMTFSEVRQYQPGDDIRYIDWRVTARTQKTHTKVFVEEHERPTVIVTEQTPHLFFGSQVRLKTAQALNISAILAWISLAHNERVGGICFNHMQNVWIPPKRNQQTVLQLLQKSIDMQSQMSKPTAPDTKAWVDTLQQLLKVNKPGNKVFLVGDMIQLAQHASPLLRKLKKNTDVTAIHIYDNLEKNLPKLGWLSMTKSFTSEKLVKLDSFRSKTRDAYHSLYQDQWQNTQDVFSKLTIPLVEIGTHQEPLMSLVHHKLIQ